ACTTTTGTCAACTCTGCTAGGTATAGCAACGAGCTGATCTTCAAGGCCACAAAAATGGAGGATTTGCAAGAACGGGagacaaaaaaaaaaaaaacactcaACCGCAGCATGAGTGAGCAGAGCACAAATGGGGCAGAAAGAATGAATGTCGGGCTATTTTTATTCATAGAAACAAACAAAGAAAGAAATGTCAGCATGTATATGTATCACATCAGCGCCACATGGCCCTCCACAGGACATGAAAATGACAACCTTCCTACCACAGATTACATCAACATCCTTCTCAACTCAAATGGAAACTGGCCAGACGACAAAAATGGCGCGACCGTTCGTTCCTCCGCAGAATAACCAATCCTCCAATTTTTGTTTGCTATAATATGATTTATGTACACGTAATGAAGAAGCCGGCGCTCGGCAGGCCTCTTCTTatctcttcctcctccctctctaACAATGGCATGCATCTAAAAATATGTCAGGAGCTTTATTTTTCTCGTCTTTCTACGGGACAGAGCAGAATGTATGGAAATGGTGCATGAGGTGGCAGAGAGCAGAGTTGCAAGAGATGAAAGAATTGCTCAAGGCTGATGCAATGGTGGGTACTAGTGATAGTAGGAAATGAGGGAGCCTAAATGATCCAAGAATAGGTCGAATGAAGGGTCAGGACTCAGGGCTAGCAACAGGATGGGGGGTGATGGCAAACTCTTTGATGTACAAAATTTAATTTGGTTCATGCTCAATGGAGGCTGCTGAGGTGCTGTGGAGGGGCTGATTCTATAGAAAAAATGTGTTGGTAAAATGTCGGCAATCGACCGGGGGACTCTATGCATCGAAGGACTAGTATGGGTGCACTGCCACTGGTATGACCTCCTCAAGAATGGGAGACAGCATAGTGCCTCACTGAATAGCGCAAAACGTGTAAGCTAGGGCAGATCATCTCCTTCACCCGTGCGCCGTCCTTGTATATCTTGAATGCCGGGACTACACGCACATTCTCTGCCTTTGCAATCATTGGGCTCTCATCAACATTTACCTGCAAGTTTGCATATGCAAGGGATCGGTTAGCAACTTGGAAGACTTTGTAAGATGTTGCATACTGTAATAGTTGATATATACAGAGAGAGATGTTAGGTTTATTACCTTCAGAAAATTCACCGAAGGGCACTCGGAACAAAGAGCATCCACTGATGGGGTAATCTGTGCGCACTGCTGATTCATTGTTGCCATGAAGTAAAGAACAGTCACCCCTGAAAGTGTCGATTTTGATCAGTCAGGCCATCTTGAGAACCGAATACAGACAAGTAAGCATATGCAAGAAAATCTTGATAACTCTTTCAAGTATAGAACTGGGACAAAGCATGTACTAGCATAATTAAGGACATGAAAAAAATTTATAACAGCAGAGGAAAAACTTGTAAAGGAAAAACTCACCAGGCGAATGTATAGCAGCTCGGACTTGCTCTATGCTGGTAACTATCTCAACCTCTCCACCAAACTTCATATTTGATACCTCCTCACCACGGGTTGTCTTCAGCGCGACTTGGGCATGGAACAATGATTCCGCAACCTCCGTGTCACCAGGAAGCTCCTTGCGAAGCACCTCATAGTCTCGCACACAATCAGCCCAACGCTCAAGCTGCAACAATGCCAACAGGGAGTTGTCAAAAGCATACTACTAGGTGAGTACCAGGAACATGTCAACCTATGTAAGTTGCTTACCTTTGCGTAAGACGCTGCCCGCCTTAAGAGAGCTTTTGTGTAGCTAGGTTGGATCCTCAGCGCCTCATTGCAATCCTCAACGGCTTTCGCCCACCGACCTAACTTGGACCAGCAAGCTGCTCTATTGCAGTACAGCACTGGATTTGAGGACTCATGCTTGAGCCCTTCACCATAGGCGATAGATGCCTCAGCAAACTTGCCTGCTTTAAAAAGGTCATTCCCCTGAGCTCGAGCCCGTGCTACTAGCCTCATGTTATTCAGGATCAATCCAACCTCTGCATTTGCAGGATCAATAGCTCTGGCCTTCTCAGCTACGGCAATAGCTGCATCAAACCTGCAGAAACCGACTTTCAATGCTTGTACCAGAAATGGAAACTGATCATAATCCCTCAGTGTGCTATAGAATTGTACCTCCCAAATGCCATGTTGACCTGGGCTTGGACAACATGGACATATGAATCAGCTACCATGCCTGACAGTTTGGTGGACATTGAAGATAGGGATGCACTGTCCAATTTCAGCAAACTTGTAATAGTCGAATCAGCCTCCTCTAGTTTGTTGAGCCGGAGAAGCGCTTCGGACCTCATGGCAAGGAGCTGCATAAGAAACATGGGTCCATTGTTAGAAACTGAATTCTGACGCTGGCCGCGAAATGACAGTGTATCTTTATAGGATGAAAAAATATCACAAGCTATAAGGCCAGAGAGGTTACCAGCTGAGAGGAGTCTGCTCCGTTGGCAATGGCGGCGTCTGCTTCCCTCAGCGCGCTCTTCCAGTCCCCGACCCTCCTCGCATCCATGCATTTCCCCAGATGGCTCTCCACCTCATGAAGTTTCTGCCACTCAGCAGGGTCAGACTGGTTCGTGTTCCCGGCCAGCGTAAGCTGCCTCCTTGCCTTCTCAACCATCCCAAACCTGCAATGTGGCCATCACCAATGCCATTTCAGTCACAATTCAAGCGCGCGATTACCGCACATTGACACGACCACCGTTAACGTCGGATCGAAACAATAAACTAGGACCACATTCTGGTCTAAATGCACAATGCAAAATGCAGATAAGCACTCCATTTGAACCACATTCTGCGATGCGAATTCGCGAAGCACATTAAGAAGACATTGATTCACTACAATAAACCAACCAATGATGCAATCTTTCTTTTCCATTATTTGCGGCGCGCAATTAATTAGAGAATTCAAATGATATTCTCTTGTAGCTGGCTAGCTGCAAGATCAAAGTTTTTTGCTTCGAAGACAAGCAAAATAGCAGCTGCTACCGATGTACTATCTGCAAGGAAGTGCTTAGCACACAAGCAACAGTGGCAAGCAAGGTGAAAACACAAGATCTGTGTGGACCAATGGATTCGGGGATCCAACGCAATGCAGCGGGAGATATGCATGGAGGAGCGGGTCTCACCGGAGGCAGAGCGCGGCGAggcggccgtgggcgcggccgCTGGCCGGGTCGAGCCGGACGGCCTCCTCGCAGTCGCGGAGGGCCTCGGCGAGGCGGCCCAGCCCGGTGAGCGCGGCGGCGCGGTTGCCCCGGCACGCGGCGCTGTCCGGGCAGAGCGCCAGGGCGCGGTCGTAGTGCCGCAGCGCCTCGCCGTACCGGCCCTGCTTGTACAGCTCGTTCCCGGCCCGGGTGACCTCCTGCAGgctgtccggcggcgccgggaagCTCGCCGGGGCCCTCGAGGATCTGCCGGC
This DNA window, taken from Triticum aestivum cultivar Chinese Spring chromosome 1D, IWGSC CS RefSeq v2.1, whole genome shotgun sequence, encodes the following:
- the LOC123183319 gene encoding TPR repeat-containing thioredoxin TTL1; the encoded protein is MASSEADRVRRLTLEAGGGVDRDKPDSKRDVFADLGSPVSPLRLRATPSSSSSSAGSAKSPALCNAAAAGGRGGGARSVSGRGSHSGELAAESGSGSASSNPPRPPGHRRSGSGPLIFSGGSGSSGGGGGGGGGGSTASSPLTNALPTGNICSSGRVAPAPAAPRPRARPDVLGSGTGHYGHGSIMRGGMAPARSGGIDAAPLAGRSSRAPASFPAPPDSLQEVTRAGNELYKQGRYGEALRHYDRALALCPDSAACRGNRAAALTGLGRLAEALRDCEEAVRLDPASGRAHGRLAALCLRFGMVEKARRQLTLAGNTNQSDPAEWQKLHEVESHLGKCMDARRVGDWKSALREADAAIANGADSSQLLLAMRSEALLRLNKLEEADSTITSLLKLDSASLSSMSTKLSGMVADSYVHVVQAQVNMAFGRFDAAIAVAEKARAIDPANAEVGLILNNMRLVARARAQGNDLFKAGKFAEASIAYGEGLKHESSNPVLYCNRAACWSKLGRWAKAVEDCNEALRIQPSYTKALLRRAASYAKLERWADCVRDYEVLRKELPGDTEVAESLFHAQVALKTTRGEEVSNMKFGGEVEIVTSIEQVRAAIHSPGVTVLYFMATMNQQCAQITPSVDALCSECPSVNFLKVNVDESPMIAKAENVRVVPAFKIYKDGARVKEMICPSLHVLRYSVRHYAVSHS